In Oceanispirochaeta sp., a single window of DNA contains:
- a CDS encoding FadR/GntR family transcriptional regulator produces the protein MITDKQIESASVKTNDSESENRLVILLQEYIAAEKLEKGDKLPSIMTFEKLWGFNPSQIRTGLLKASMLGIINIKPRSGSYVGKIEASDFIYNINLVYRLIINNEKSNLFDLYDLKYCIEGEACRIACRFRTDKEHYQLKKIIEAMGSVDDTKQMVQLDEEFHRLITDITKNNMFIIQVAAIHQILHAPRIANSHYKDNYEKYHKDHIDLFNAIKEQDEEEAVKIAYLHHNRNKEKWMEIHSVI, from the coding sequence ATGATAACAGATAAACAGATTGAATCTGCATCCGTTAAAACCAATGACTCGGAAAGTGAAAACAGACTTGTTATTTTGCTGCAGGAATATATAGCAGCTGAAAAATTGGAAAAAGGTGACAAATTACCTTCGATTATGACCTTTGAGAAATTATGGGGCTTCAATCCCAGTCAGATCCGTACTGGTCTTCTTAAAGCATCCATGTTGGGAATCATTAATATAAAACCTCGATCTGGAAGTTATGTCGGGAAAATTGAGGCATCCGATTTCATCTACAATATAAATCTTGTCTATCGACTGATTATTAATAATGAAAAATCGAATCTATTTGATCTCTATGATCTGAAATATTGTATTGAAGGGGAAGCATGCAGAATCGCCTGCCGTTTTAGAACTGATAAAGAGCATTATCAGTTAAAAAAAATTATTGAAGCGATGGGCTCTGTCGACGATACGAAGCAGATGGTTCAACTGGATGAAGAATTTCATCGTCTTATCACTGATATTACAAAAAATAATATGTTTATCATCCAGGTGGCCGCGATTCATCAGATATTACATGCTCCTAGAATAGCAAACTCACACTACAAAGATAATTATGAAAAATACCATAAAGATCATATTGATCTTTTTAATGCCATAAAGGAGCAGGATGAAGAAGAGGCTGTAAAAATAGCATACCTTCATCACAATCGGAACAAAGAGAAGTGGATGGAGATCCATTCAGTTATATAG
- the garR gene encoding 2-hydroxy-3-oxopropionate reductase, which translates to MKIGFIGLGIMGKPMAKNLLKAGHELIVLDMNKAAVEELINAGASSAVTPAEVASQTDVVITMLPNSPHVKTVALGENGLIESAAPGKVLIDMSSIAPGVSQEVAAGLEAKGMDMLDAPVSGGEPKAIDGTIAVMVGGKKDVFDKYKDIMDVMGGSVVYVGKIGAGNTTKLCNQIVVALNIAAVSEAMVLAKKAGVDPDLVYQAIRGGLAGSTVMDAKAPMMMDRNFKPGFRIDLHIKDMTNALETSRAVGAPLPMAALAMEIMQAIKQDGCGVEDHSSIVKFYEKLANIEVTREA; encoded by the coding sequence ATGAAAATTGGATTTATCGGACTAGGAATCATGGGGAAACCCATGGCTAAAAACCTGCTCAAAGCGGGGCATGAACTTATTGTTTTAGACATGAATAAAGCGGCTGTTGAGGAATTGATCAATGCCGGAGCAAGTTCTGCCGTGACTCCTGCAGAAGTCGCCTCTCAAACAGATGTAGTTATCACTATGCTCCCGAATTCTCCCCATGTGAAAACAGTCGCTCTGGGAGAAAATGGGCTGATCGAATCTGCTGCCCCTGGCAAAGTCCTGATTGATATGAGTTCTATCGCCCCGGGTGTCTCTCAGGAAGTAGCTGCCGGACTGGAAGCCAAAGGCATGGATATGCTGGATGCTCCCGTTTCCGGTGGAGAGCCCAAGGCCATCGACGGAACCATTGCTGTCATGGTTGGCGGTAAAAAAGATGTCTTTGATAAGTACAAAGATATCATGGACGTCATGGGTGGTTCGGTTGTTTATGTCGGAAAAATCGGGGCAGGAAATACAACTAAACTCTGTAATCAGATCGTTGTTGCTCTGAATATCGCTGCCGTTTCCGAAGCTATGGTTCTTGCCAAAAAAGCCGGCGTGGATCCCGACCTTGTCTATCAGGCAATCCGCGGCGGTCTGGCCGGTAGCACCGTCATGGATGCAAAAGCTCCAATGATGATGGATAGAAACTTTAAACCGGGTTTTAGAATTGATCTGCATATAAAGGATATGACCAATGCCCTGGAAACTTCCAGAGCGGTAGGTGCTCCTCTTCCCATGGCCGCTCTGGCAATGGAGATTATGCAGGCGATCAAGCAGGATGGCTGCGGTGTTGAAGACCACTCCAGTATTGTGAAATTCTATGAAAAACTTGCCAATATCGAAGTAACAAGAGAAGCGTAA
- a CDS encoding dihydrodipicolinate synthase family protein, with translation MKNKFLLNGVVPPIVTPVDELENVDKAGLERVIEYVMDGGVHGVFVNGSNGEFYGLDFENQKRAIEVAVEYINGKIPVYAGASAITTKEAVRLAKMSQDVGADALTVLTPMFIQPSEQELFDHFSDIAVSCDLPVILYNNPGKTNNQISPRLLKRLLDVENICGIKNTSMDFSMTMKYIETANDRDDFAVFGGIDYYVYATLCHGGAGCVAGTANVAPRLVVDIYENYAKGDHLAALNAQKALMPIRDAYGLGTFPVMMKVMLNLLGVNAGKPIRPVSYVGEDVLRQTEKILIESGLLSQ, from the coding sequence TTGAAAAATAAATTTCTATTAAATGGGGTTGTCCCTCCTATAGTCACCCCAGTTGACGAACTGGAAAATGTTGATAAAGCAGGTTTGGAACGTGTTATTGAATATGTTATGGACGGAGGAGTTCATGGTGTTTTTGTAAATGGCAGCAACGGAGAGTTCTATGGTCTTGATTTCGAGAATCAGAAGCGAGCCATAGAAGTGGCTGTTGAATACATTAACGGGAAGATTCCTGTCTATGCCGGGGCATCTGCCATTACAACAAAAGAAGCGGTCCGTCTGGCAAAAATGTCTCAGGATGTCGGTGCGGATGCTTTGACTGTACTGACACCTATGTTTATTCAGCCCTCAGAACAGGAATTATTTGATCACTTTTCAGATATTGCCGTAAGCTGTGATCTTCCTGTCATTCTTTATAACAACCCGGGTAAGACAAATAATCAGATCTCTCCCCGCTTGTTGAAAAGACTCCTGGATGTAGAGAATATCTGCGGTATTAAAAACACATCCATGGATTTCAGTATGACCATGAAATATATCGAAACGGCAAACGACAGAGATGATTTTGCAGTTTTCGGGGGTATTGATTACTACGTTTATGCCACCCTGTGTCATGGTGGGGCAGGGTGTGTAGCCGGTACGGCTAATGTTGCTCCCAGACTGGTCGTGGATATATATGAGAACTATGCAAAGGGTGATCATCTGGCGGCGCTCAATGCTCAGAAGGCCTTAATGCCCATAAGAGATGCTTACGGTTTAGGAACGTTTCCCGTGATGATGAAGGTCATGCTTAATCTTTTGGGAGTGAATGCCGGAAAGCCCATAAGACCAGTGTCTTATGTGGGAGAGGATGTATTAAGACAGACAGAGAAGATCCTGATTGAATCTGGGTTGCTGTCTCAGTAA